One stretch of Corallococcus exiguus DNA includes these proteins:
- a CDS encoding SMI1/KNR4 family protein codes for MSMNNLLKDFSRLHFPRPPATPAEVAAFEARIGWKLDADLRAFYLHSDGGTLFEEEPDASYRILSLAEIRRARVAILGRDTDEYGAPSQYTLVDMQDTNYAILDVAQQAGGSYPLFDAWHETYPVAKRIASSFAEFLERAMASDGFSYWLDG; via the coding sequence ATGTCCATGAACAACCTGCTGAAGGATTTCTCCCGCCTCCACTTCCCCCGTCCACCAGCGACTCCGGCGGAGGTCGCGGCCTTCGAGGCTCGCATCGGATGGAAGCTGGATGCGGACCTGCGCGCCTTCTATCTGCATTCCGATGGCGGAACGCTTTTCGAGGAAGAGCCCGACGCGAGCTACCGCATTCTCTCGCTCGCGGAGATCCGCCGGGCCCGCGTTGCCATCTTGGGGCGGGACACCGACGAGTACGGGGCGCCCTCGCAGTACACGTTGGTGGACATGCAGGACACCAACTACGCCATCCTGGACGTGGCCCAGCAGGCAGGCGGCTCGTATCCGCTCTTCGATGCGTGGCATGAGACGTATCCGGTAGCGAAGCGCATCGCATCCTCGTTCGCAGAGTTCCTGGAGCGTGCGATGGCTAGCGACGGCTTCTCGTACTGGCTGGACGGGTGA
- a CDS encoding sensor histidine kinase, with the protein MRAESCRSVRAVLQRAMGLSAAFALVLMGGFFTLFSYDLEDVIFSRIVAAEADRSEPGHVPGITRYDGHSALPPWLAERLRPDAPPREYEVPAGSHGHFHVAVRPGAGGERRYFAFDVTRLTSTTDNLKRTAGLLLTSALLALLAAALLARLVARRLGRPLERMVEWIRAEGAPPPDDDGGVSEVRALRDALLARDARIQEQLERERRFNRDASHELRTPLAVAQGAVEILELDPPRDAETFERLRRAVSQMGLLTEGILWLARERRSDERCDLHRVSRELLGLYGHLRRSEGIELTIESAGEVQAPVPASVARVMMGNLLKNALAYTDEGRIVITIEPSAWILTDTGIGFGRAEPGSESHGIGLSLVERLAQRFGWTLSIHALEPRGTRVRLSWRG; encoded by the coding sequence ATGCGCGCTGAATCCTGCAGGTCGGTGCGCGCCGTACTCCAGCGCGCCATGGGGCTGTCCGCCGCATTCGCGCTGGTGCTGATGGGCGGGTTCTTCACGCTCTTCAGCTACGACCTCGAGGACGTCATCTTCAGCCGCATCGTGGCCGCGGAAGCGGACCGGAGCGAGCCAGGTCACGTCCCCGGAATCACGCGGTATGACGGCCACTCCGCGCTGCCGCCCTGGCTCGCGGAGCGCCTGCGTCCGGACGCGCCTCCGAGAGAGTACGAGGTGCCCGCCGGGAGCCACGGACACTTCCACGTCGCGGTGCGCCCCGGCGCTGGTGGAGAACGCCGGTACTTCGCGTTCGACGTGACGCGCCTGACGAGCACGACGGACAATCTGAAACGGACCGCGGGACTGCTTCTCACGAGTGCGTTGCTGGCGTTGCTGGCCGCCGCGCTCCTCGCCCGCCTCGTGGCCCGCCGGCTTGGACGGCCGCTGGAGCGGATGGTGGAGTGGATCCGGGCCGAAGGCGCACCGCCACCCGACGATGACGGCGGAGTGTCTGAGGTCCGGGCGCTGCGGGATGCACTGCTCGCACGCGACGCGCGCATCCAGGAGCAGTTGGAGCGTGAGCGGCGGTTCAACCGCGACGCGAGTCACGAACTGCGCACTCCGCTGGCCGTGGCCCAGGGCGCGGTGGAGATCCTGGAACTCGACCCGCCAAGAGACGCGGAGACGTTCGAACGGCTGCGCCGGGCCGTGAGCCAGATGGGCCTGCTGACGGAGGGCATCCTCTGGCTGGCCCGCGAGCGCCGTTCCGATGAGCGCTGCGATCTGCACCGCGTCTCGCGAGAGCTGCTCGGGCTGTACGGGCACCTGCGGCGCAGTGAAGGCATCGAGCTCACCATCGAGTCCGCTGGCGAAGTCCAAGCGCCCGTCCCTGCATCCGTCGCCAGGGTGATGATGGGCAACCTCCTCAAGAACGCGCTCGCCTACACTGACGAGGGTCGCATCGTGATCACCATCGAACCGTCGGCCTGGATCCTGACTGACACAGGGATTGGCTTTGGCAGAGCCGAGCCTGGGAGTGAGAGCCACGGCATCGGCCTATCGTTGGTGGAACGGCTGGCACAGCGCTTCGGGTGGACGCTGTCCATCCACGCACTGGAGCCCCGAGGTACGCGCGTGCGACTGAGCTGGCGGGGATAG
- a CDS encoding response regulator transcription factor yields the protein MRVLVIEDNRDLQANIARFLEPDFQLDFASTGPEGLALALGHPYDVIVLDVMLPGMSGLEVCERYRQVAPRLVPILMLTARDTLEDKEAGFQAGADDYLVKPFSLRELRWRLEALARRPVPPSGRKLTWGGLTLEPESGHTRWGGRSVRLNRTEALLLRWLMEAAPESVPAATLAERLWGDDAPESSALRTHVYALRKALAGLGLDDAITTLRNEGYRLDAR from the coding sequence ATGCGCGTGCTCGTCATCGAGGACAACCGCGACCTCCAGGCCAACATCGCGCGGTTCCTGGAGCCGGACTTCCAGTTGGACTTCGCGAGCACCGGGCCCGAGGGGCTCGCGCTCGCGCTGGGCCACCCGTACGACGTCATCGTGCTGGACGTGATGCTGCCCGGAATGAGCGGCCTTGAGGTGTGCGAGCGATACCGGCAGGTCGCGCCCCGGCTCGTCCCCATCCTGATGCTGACCGCCCGGGACACGCTCGAGGACAAGGAAGCGGGCTTCCAGGCGGGCGCGGACGACTACCTCGTCAAGCCGTTCTCGCTCCGGGAGCTGCGTTGGCGCCTGGAAGCCCTGGCGCGCCGGCCCGTGCCTCCGAGCGGGAGGAAGCTCACATGGGGCGGGCTCACGTTGGAACCGGAGAGCGGGCACACGCGCTGGGGTGGGCGCTCCGTCCGGCTCAACCGCACCGAGGCACTCCTGCTGCGGTGGCTGATGGAGGCCGCCCCCGAATCCGTTCCCGCGGCCACGCTGGCGGAGCGGCTCTGGGGGGACGACGCGCCCGAGTCCAGTGCACTGCGCACGCACGTCTATGCCCTGCGCAAAGCGCTCGCGGGGCTGGGGCTCGACGATGCCATCACCACCCTGCGCAACGAGGGGTACCGCCTGGATGCGCGCTGA
- a CDS encoding alpha/beta hydrolase: MMRSLFLGLMFLVTSVAHAASSAVPLEVRAEDGERIPAWVLDPEGKGTNPPVAVLLHGLTRSKDDWLSDSEPTFGGALTEHLRSAGYRVYLMDARRHGARATPDARPGALAKRAHAGEPGPYQAMIVDTVRDAQALLTKVLANGKKPPRVLVAGYSMGAQVALLLASREPRITHLVTMVPPHVDPALGDAAPVNRMGQVHQAWLLLTANRDPFSTEEDTQKLFKAAPSKRKTRRAFDSGHALPREYLDEVRRWLGET, encoded by the coding sequence ATGATGCGTTCGCTGTTCCTGGGTCTGATGTTCCTGGTCACCTCCGTGGCCCACGCCGCGAGCTCCGCGGTCCCCCTTGAGGTCCGCGCGGAGGATGGGGAGCGGATTCCCGCGTGGGTCCTGGATCCGGAAGGGAAGGGGACGAATCCGCCCGTGGCCGTCCTGCTTCACGGCCTCACCCGGAGCAAGGACGACTGGCTGTCGGATTCGGAGCCGACCTTCGGGGGGGCCCTGACGGAGCATCTGCGGAGTGCCGGCTATCGCGTCTACCTCATGGATGCGAGGCGGCACGGCGCACGCGCGACCCCCGACGCGCGGCCCGGAGCCCTCGCGAAGCGAGCGCACGCAGGGGAGCCCGGTCCCTATCAAGCGATGATTGTCGACACCGTGCGCGATGCGCAGGCGCTCCTCACGAAGGTGCTCGCCAACGGCAAGAAGCCGCCGAGAGTGCTCGTCGCCGGCTACAGCATGGGTGCCCAGGTGGCACTCTTGCTGGCCTCGCGCGAGCCTCGAATCACCCATCTGGTGACGATGGTGCCACCCCATGTCGACCCCGCGCTGGGCGACGCCGCACCGGTGAACAGGATGGGCCAGGTTCATCAGGCCTGGCTGCTGTTGACCGCGAACCGCGATCCCTTCTCCACCGAGGAGGACACCCAGAAGCTGTTCAAGGCCGCGCCCTCCAAGCGCAAGACGCGCCGGGCCTTCGACAGCGGGCACGCCCTGCCGCGCGAGTACCTGGACGAGGTCCGTCGCTGGTTGGGCGAGACCTGA
- a CDS encoding serine/threonine-protein kinase translates to MPDTTTDDLARTEASPRRRQLPPTRERPVHLFTIDGIRYEAVRELVLMPTGELLMLAQRFPEHDNALPGFCLVRRLANPSTYLKRKRLGEEIQLAFRLRHPAIAQVFHRKVHQGALHVVMESVAGPSLETLVSAGVVRGRPVSEAFALYVGAEIAEALQHAHMLTDATGQSLGVIHRDVNPRHVYVGTQGEVKLANFGAAYSLVVGRAESPANLVRGDVAYASPEYLARAPLSPRSDVFSLGVLLVELFTGKHLFDVEDVPLPPANLRYLFTEIVSSLPLTQMQVLLASFGPEDVEEAVASLSADVKAMLHVALRANPEERFATAADMRDAMRVALAKRHPGYGRQEAAAEWAQVLVEGSVLRDDVEFGEGDLFGNGLDAYGLEDLEEE, encoded by the coding sequence ATGCCCGACACGACGACCGACGACCTGGCACGCACCGAAGCCTCCCCGCGCCGCAGGCAGCTTCCGCCGACGCGTGAGAGGCCCGTGCACCTGTTCACCATCGACGGCATTCGTTACGAGGCGGTCCGCGAGCTGGTGCTGATGCCGACGGGTGAGCTGCTGATGCTGGCGCAGCGCTTCCCGGAGCACGACAACGCGCTGCCCGGCTTCTGCCTCGTGCGAAGGCTGGCGAACCCCTCCACCTATCTTAAGCGCAAGCGCCTGGGAGAGGAGATTCAGCTGGCCTTCCGCCTACGCCACCCGGCCATTGCCCAGGTCTTCCACCGCAAGGTGCACCAGGGGGCGCTGCACGTCGTCATGGAGTCGGTGGCGGGTCCTTCGCTGGAGACGCTGGTGAGTGCGGGCGTGGTGCGCGGCCGGCCCGTCTCCGAGGCGTTCGCCCTCTACGTCGGTGCGGAGATCGCGGAGGCCCTTCAACACGCGCACATGCTGACGGACGCGACCGGCCAGTCGCTGGGCGTCATCCACCGTGACGTCAACCCCCGGCACGTCTACGTGGGGACGCAAGGCGAGGTGAAGCTGGCGAATTTCGGCGCGGCGTACTCGCTGGTGGTGGGGCGCGCGGAGTCGCCCGCGAACCTCGTTCGGGGCGATGTGGCCTACGCCTCGCCGGAGTACCTGGCGCGAGCGCCGCTTTCGCCGCGCTCCGACGTGTTCAGCCTGGGCGTGTTGCTGGTGGAGCTCTTCACCGGCAAGCACCTCTTCGACGTGGAGGACGTGCCGCTCCCTCCCGCGAACTTGCGCTATCTCTTCACGGAAATCGTCTCCTCGCTGCCGCTGACACAGATGCAGGTGTTGCTGGCGAGCTTCGGCCCGGAGGACGTCGAGGAAGCCGTGGCTTCACTCTCCGCGGACGTGAAGGCGATGCTGCATGTCGCGCTGCGCGCCAACCCCGAGGAGCGGTTCGCCACGGCGGCGGACATGCGCGATGCCATGCGAGTCGCCCTGGCGAAGCGGCACCCGGGCTACGGCCGGCAGGAAGCCGCGGCGGAGTGGGCCCAGGTGCTGGTGGAGGGCAGCGTCCTTCGCGACGACGTGGAGTTCGGCGAAGGAGACCTCTTCGGCAATGGGCTGGACGCCTACGGGTTGGAGGACCTGGAAGAGGAGTAG
- a CDS encoding helix-turn-helix transcriptional regulator, which produces MNEELGITIGTEARAARQHLGLTQAEVAERVGLVHPVYNRLERGKMLPSVPSLYRLCRELRVSPEKLMGLTATGDVRKGTKPKPQEEDAPELRRLLHLARKLDAEDLAALLHVASALAR; this is translated from the coding sequence ATGAACGAAGAACTCGGCATCACCATTGGAACGGAGGCCCGCGCCGCCCGTCAGCACCTGGGCCTGACGCAGGCCGAAGTCGCGGAGCGCGTGGGACTGGTGCACCCCGTCTACAACCGCCTGGAGCGAGGGAAGATGCTTCCCAGCGTCCCCTCCCTCTACCGCCTCTGCCGGGAGCTGCGGGTGTCCCCCGAGAAGCTGATGGGGCTCACCGCGACGGGCGACGTGCGCAAGGGCACGAAGCCCAAGCCGCAGGAAGAGGACGCTCCAGAGCTGCGGCGTCTTCTCCACCTCGCGCGCAAGCTGGACGCGGAGGACCTCGCGGCCCTCCTCCATGTCGCCTCGGCGCTGGCGCGCTGA
- a CDS encoding serine/threonine-protein kinase: MMRGPPPAVLSPGVQVLGYTVERQLGQGGFGTVYLARCEGQRCALKLLHLPRVGERAEREVSILTRLRHPNVVGILGHGYLPVVQPQFAVIAMEYVDGPRLDEWADAHNPTARQAAHVLLGVARGLAATHADAVVHRDVKEANIMVRASDGVAKLVDFGIGDYAGARDLTADILPPGTVDYRAPEAWRFLRAHREAPDARYTAGPADDLWALGLVSYRLLTARFPFDGPDAAGVTEAILSSAPTPPHEENARVPRSLGDVCLRLLGKTPEARTPSAQVVCESLEQALRGADATWDVPLCDAYAEDSATTEGEDPDSFDQWMHEPRHRPRRGKRLPPREAPAMGAADLAKEVSPPASTVRVSPGKRGAFRAWTALAGALVVAGAVWGLGMSRVAEPGSLRQEVATSGKSSQADRAAAFTGPKAPAAAVALPATLQEVSATVTTTPKDTLPLQLPSKPTKKGMRAMARAVGTAAACAALGCPGTQVRSSPPPEPCPVGAVEAMEKRHVRIGQLLDAGFGFDERFVSVQEGPGQVTLGGRAGDIPSLTLLSGRLFVRDRVYGRLTWATTRKGESFPVCFEVYDTTGGRGMVREPGDESSTSARIFNLATLKAVSEFK; encoded by the coding sequence ATGATGCGGGGGCCGCCTCCGGCCGTGCTGTCTCCTGGGGTCCAGGTGCTGGGCTACACGGTGGAGCGCCAGCTGGGGCAGGGCGGCTTCGGCACGGTGTACCTGGCGCGCTGCGAGGGCCAGCGCTGTGCCCTGAAGCTGTTGCACCTGCCGCGAGTGGGGGAGCGGGCGGAGCGCGAAGTCTCCATCCTCACCCGGCTGCGGCACCCCAACGTGGTGGGGATTCTGGGCCATGGCTACTTGCCGGTGGTCCAGCCGCAATTCGCCGTCATCGCCATGGAGTACGTGGACGGACCCCGGCTGGACGAATGGGCGGACGCGCACAACCCCACGGCGCGGCAGGCGGCGCACGTGCTGCTGGGGGTGGCGCGGGGGCTCGCCGCGACCCATGCGGACGCGGTGGTGCACCGGGACGTGAAGGAGGCCAACATCATGGTGCGCGCCTCGGATGGCGTGGCCAAGCTGGTGGACTTCGGCATTGGCGACTACGCGGGCGCGCGTGACTTGACGGCGGACATCCTCCCGCCCGGGACGGTGGACTACCGCGCTCCGGAGGCGTGGCGCTTCCTGCGAGCCCACCGCGAGGCGCCGGACGCCCGTTATACGGCGGGCCCGGCGGACGACTTGTGGGCGCTGGGACTCGTCTCCTACCGGCTGCTGACGGCGCGCTTCCCCTTCGATGGCCCGGACGCCGCCGGTGTGACGGAGGCGATTCTCTCCAGCGCGCCCACGCCGCCGCACGAGGAGAACGCGCGGGTGCCCCGGTCGCTGGGTGACGTGTGCCTGCGGCTGCTGGGGAAGACACCCGAGGCCCGCACGCCGAGCGCCCAGGTCGTTTGCGAATCCCTGGAGCAGGCGCTGCGTGGCGCGGACGCGACGTGGGACGTGCCACTCTGCGACGCCTACGCCGAGGACTCCGCGACGACGGAGGGGGAGGACCCCGACTCCTTCGATCAGTGGATGCACGAGCCCCGGCACCGTCCCCGACGGGGCAAGCGCCTTCCCCCGAGAGAGGCGCCGGCGATGGGCGCGGCTGACCTGGCGAAGGAGGTGTCGCCTCCCGCGTCGACCGTGCGTGTGTCGCCCGGGAAGCGCGGGGCCTTCCGCGCCTGGACGGCGCTTGCCGGGGCGCTCGTCGTGGCGGGGGCAGTGTGGGGACTCGGGATGTCTCGGGTCGCGGAGCCGGGTTCCCTCCGTCAGGAAGTAGCGACCTCTGGCAAGTCATCTCAAGCTGACCGCGCCGCAGCTTTCACCGGACCGAAGGCCCCCGCTGCGGCCGTCGCTCTCCCCGCGACGCTCCAGGAGGTTTCAGCCACCGTGACGACGACGCCGAAAGACACGCTGCCCCTTCAACTCCCCTCGAAGCCCACGAAGAAGGGCATGCGCGCCATGGCTCGTGCGGTCGGCACGGCGGCGGCTTGCGCGGCGCTCGGATGTCCTGGAACCCAGGTGCGTTCGAGTCCTCCTCCCGAGCCTTGCCCGGTGGGCGCCGTGGAGGCCATGGAGAAACGGCACGTCCGCATTGGTCAATTGCTCGACGCGGGCTTTGGCTTCGATGAGCGGTTCGTCTCCGTCCAGGAGGGCCCAGGTCAGGTGACCCTGGGTGGCCGGGCGGGGGACATCCCGAGCTTGACGTTGCTTTCGGGCCGGCTCTTCGTGAGAGACCGCGTTTATGGACGACTGACATGGGCAACGACGAGGAAGGGCGAGAGCTTTCCCGTGTGCTTCGAGGTCTACGACACGACCGGTGGGCGAGGCATGGTGCGAGAGCCTGGAGACGAATCATCAACCAGTGCTCGTATTTTCAACCTCGCGACCCTGAAGGCGGTGAGCGAGTTCAAGTAG
- a CDS encoding DUF2381 family protein, with translation MTSSSIAILLGLLLASGAATAQSEALYFGPGARRIEFSPEEVQAASEIVISAGLSTTLLFDVDLKREDVELEGRDRFELVDLGQTTLRLVPSSRVTAAETFRLVVHFRDGAAPVSASFLLRVHPVKAQPLVEVYRRRRTVATYQQEVRELRAELTRVKEENARVVAEHEAPAGLAGLISTGAMDEHGVLGSNMSKVGFLDAEKWLTPSLVRSYRSTARVAVETKLAITASGAPWRAKGAMLRNKAGAELKVLRIWQEQPISDEEFKLLVVEAEAPAASVQGPFSLKLWEADGPRTLTLRNITFPEWP, from the coding sequence GTGACCTCGTCCTCCATTGCCATTCTTCTGGGACTTCTGCTCGCAAGCGGAGCCGCGACCGCGCAATCCGAAGCCTTGTATTTCGGGCCCGGAGCGCGCCGGATCGAGTTTTCCCCGGAGGAGGTCCAAGCCGCATCTGAGATTGTCATCAGCGCGGGGCTCTCAACGACGCTCCTCTTCGATGTCGACTTGAAGCGCGAGGATGTCGAGTTGGAGGGGCGGGACCGCTTTGAGTTGGTGGACCTGGGGCAGACCACGCTTCGTCTGGTGCCGTCCTCTCGCGTGACTGCCGCCGAAACGTTTCGGCTGGTCGTGCACTTCAGGGACGGGGCCGCGCCAGTCAGCGCGTCCTTTCTTCTGCGAGTTCACCCCGTGAAGGCCCAGCCCCTCGTCGAGGTCTATCGGCGGAGGCGAACGGTCGCGACCTATCAGCAAGAGGTGCGGGAGCTTCGGGCCGAACTCACGCGCGTCAAGGAGGAGAACGCACGGGTGGTGGCGGAACATGAAGCACCTGCTGGACTGGCGGGGCTCATCTCCACCGGAGCCATGGATGAACACGGCGTGCTTGGAAGTAACATGAGCAAAGTCGGCTTCCTGGATGCCGAGAAATGGCTCACGCCATCCCTTGTCAGAAGCTACCGCTCCACTGCGAGGGTCGCGGTGGAGACCAAACTGGCAATAACGGCCAGTGGTGCACCGTGGCGCGCGAAAGGGGCGATGCTTCGAAACAAGGCCGGAGCAGAGTTGAAGGTGCTTCGCATCTGGCAGGAGCAACCCATTTCGGACGAAGAGTTCAAGCTCCTTGTGGTCGAGGCCGAGGCCCCGGCCGCCTCCGTACAAGGCCCCTTCTCGCTCAAGCTGTGGGAGGCGGACGGGCCACGGACCCTCACGCTGCGGAACATCACGTTCCCTGAATGGCCCTGA
- a CDS encoding AAA family ATPase: MRIAMSGTHRVGKSTLIEDLGEELSEYRVVDEPYHLLEEEGYEFASPPCLEDFLEQLRRSLDLLEEEDTRNVLFDRCPLDFLGYLLTHEDSDAFDVEEWLPRIRSTLKTLDFVVFVPIEERDRIRLPAHEDSNLRREVDEKLAWLLLDDPYDLGVEVLSVHGAGASRVSQVIERLKRG, encoded by the coding sequence ATGCGCATCGCAATGAGTGGCACGCACCGCGTGGGCAAGTCGACGCTCATTGAAGACCTGGGGGAAGAGCTCTCGGAGTATCGGGTCGTCGACGAGCCGTACCACCTGCTCGAAGAGGAGGGGTACGAGTTCGCGTCTCCACCGTGTCTGGAGGACTTCCTCGAACAGCTCCGTCGCTCCCTGGATCTGCTCGAAGAAGAGGACACGCGAAACGTCCTGTTTGATCGCTGTCCCCTCGACTTTCTCGGGTACCTCCTGACGCACGAGGACTCCGATGCGTTCGACGTCGAGGAGTGGCTGCCCCGGATCCGTTCCACCCTCAAGACCCTGGACTTCGTCGTCTTCGTTCCCATCGAGGAGCGCGATCGCATCCGCCTCCCCGCGCACGAAGATTCGAATTTGCGCAGGGAGGTGGACGAGAAGCTCGCCTGGCTATTGCTCGACGACCCTTATGACCTGGGAGTGGAGGTCCTCTCCGTCCACGGAGCTGGTGCCTCGCGGGTCTCCCAGGTCATCGAACGCCTCAAGCGAGGCTGA
- a CDS encoding RCC1 domain-containing protein has protein sequence MGTLILLCASPALAEEVAWGKPVQGVRLGLAIVPSSGPLPTELELEVLAHNATSGPQQLPAQACGTVRWTAFTLLHLRTANGRVFRFPIGERVDLANLHPHGPVNLAPGETLRERFSLKHVVARPTEHAGDAEPWALLEAPQHVELWVEFVGGSGGPRPRSGHLKHRLGLPATNVPVREGRCVSRIAAGGSAACALLRDGTPWCWGANPPGAHEAGERGPSPLRLLAGSAVALGMANGIACVRTATGAAYCAGGTLDASETDYEEPGGHPVRVRHLEGGTELNGTQCVRLTDGSLACWGANASSQPGTGDDTPVRVPKLPMEAVSVAAGTSHTCAALRDGSLWCWGRSEYGALGLGEVRSRTEPTPIPGMNDVVRVAAGYQKTCAWKKDGSLWCFGDLLMDAPSPALARVPVEMKELGHPVEEVVFGFRHTCARTAGNVFCWGENTEGQSGGSELRALMSPVRIPGLTGQAVALAAGDAFTCAITAEGSAWCWGRGSEGQLGTKRKNSSARPMRVQLPCPD, from the coding sequence TTGGGGACCCTGATCCTGCTGTGCGCCAGCCCCGCCCTGGCGGAGGAGGTGGCGTGGGGGAAACCGGTGCAGGGAGTGCGGCTCGGCCTGGCCATCGTCCCGAGCAGCGGCCCACTGCCCACCGAGTTGGAGCTCGAGGTCCTGGCGCACAACGCGACCTCCGGCCCCCAGCAGCTCCCCGCCCAGGCCTGCGGCACCGTGCGCTGGACGGCCTTCACCCTGCTTCATCTGCGCACCGCCAACGGGCGCGTCTTCCGCTTCCCCATCGGGGAGCGCGTCGACCTCGCCAATCTCCATCCCCATGGGCCGGTGAACCTTGCGCCGGGTGAGACACTCCGCGAGCGCTTCTCCCTGAAGCATGTCGTCGCGAGGCCGACGGAGCACGCCGGAGACGCGGAACCGTGGGCGCTCCTGGAGGCACCGCAGCATGTGGAGCTGTGGGTGGAGTTCGTGGGTGGCTCCGGAGGTCCTCGCCCCCGGAGTGGCCACCTGAAGCACCGCCTGGGTCTGCCCGCCACGAATGTGCCCGTGCGGGAAGGCCGCTGCGTGTCCCGGATCGCCGCGGGGGGCAGCGCGGCCTGTGCGCTGCTTCGCGACGGCACGCCGTGGTGCTGGGGCGCCAACCCGCCTGGAGCGCACGAAGCCGGGGAGCGGGGGCCTTCACCGCTGCGGCTGCTGGCTGGAAGTGCCGTCGCACTGGGCATGGCAAACGGCATCGCGTGCGTGAGGACCGCCACCGGCGCGGCGTACTGCGCGGGAGGCACCCTTGACGCGTCTGAAACAGATTACGAAGAGCCGGGCGGACATCCCGTGCGCGTCCGGCACCTGGAGGGTGGCACGGAGCTGAATGGAACGCAGTGCGTCCGGCTGACCGATGGATCCCTGGCGTGCTGGGGGGCCAACGCGAGCAGCCAACCCGGCACGGGAGATGACACACCGGTCCGGGTCCCCAAGCTCCCAATGGAGGCGGTCTCCGTCGCCGCGGGGACGAGCCACACGTGCGCGGCCCTGCGCGACGGCTCCCTGTGGTGTTGGGGGCGCAGCGAATACGGCGCACTGGGACTGGGAGAGGTCCGCTCCCGCACCGAGCCCACTCCCATCCCTGGAATGAACGACGTGGTGCGCGTGGCGGCGGGCTACCAGAAGACGTGCGCCTGGAAGAAGGATGGCTCGCTCTGGTGCTTCGGAGACCTGCTGATGGATGCGCCCTCCCCAGCGCTCGCCAGGGTGCCGGTGGAGATGAAGGAGCTGGGCCACCCTGTCGAGGAGGTGGTGTTTGGCTTTCGCCACACCTGCGCGCGCACCGCGGGGAACGTCTTCTGCTGGGGCGAGAACACGGAAGGCCAGAGCGGGGGATCCGAACTTCGTGCGCTGATGTCTCCCGTGCGCATACCGGGGCTGACAGGTCAGGCCGTCGCGCTGGCCGCCGGAGACGCGTTCACCTGCGCCATCACCGCTGAAGGCTCCGCCTGGTGCTGGGGCCGCGGCTCCGAAGGACAGCTCGGAACGAAGCGCAAGAACTCCAGCGCGCGCCCCATGCGCGTCCAACTGCCCTGCCCGGACTGA